The nucleotide sequence TTCGCGTCGATCCAGTCGAGCTTGTAGTTCATCGTCGACAGGACCTGCTCCAACTTGGCCAGATGCTGGTACTGGCCGTAGAACTGGAGGCCCTTGATGCCCTGGTCCTTGATCTTCTGGGCATACGGCGTCCAGTCGGACACGCCCGCGATCGGATACAGGTCGTCGTACGCGATGGTCCCACCGCGCGCCACCACACCCTGCCGGGTCCGCTCGCCGAGGACCCGCGTGATGGGTGAATCGCCGTTGAGCAGGCCGACCTTGCCCTTCGAATCCGGATAGGCCTCGAAGAGCCACTGGTAATAGCCCTGGTACGGGTCGTACTTGCCGTTCTCGCCACCGACCGAGACCTGAAGGTCCGAGGCGATGTTCTCGGGCTGGACGACCTGCGCGGGGAAGGCCGGCAGCAGGCAGGACAGCCGGTCGTTCACCCCCTGGGCGTCCAGTGCGGCCCGCCCGCCGACGACGGCGAAGTCCTCCTTGCAGGCCTCGGACATGCGCGCACGGACCTGCATCATCTGCGTGTCCCGCATGTGCACGACGATCTTGCGGCCGTTGATCCCGCCGGCGGCGTTGCACCAATCGGCGAACACCTTTGCGGCGTCGTCGAATTCGGCCACCTTCGTGAAGCCGATGTCGGTGAACGTCGAGACGTTGATCTCTGTCGCGGTCACGCCTTGCGTGGGTGAACTGGGCGAATTGCCGCCCTGGCACACGTTCTTCAGGTCGCCGAAGTCCCCGGAGGGGGCGACGGTGTTCGCTGTGGCCGGTGAATCCTCGGACTTGTCGCCGTCTCCGCCGCGGTCACTGCATCCGACGGCGAGCAGGGCGACCGCCGCGAGGGCAGCCAAAATGGGTCTCGGTTTCACGGGACTTCCTCCTCGGTGTTGTCCCTGACCATGTGTTGGAACCGAGTAGCAACGTCCTCTCGCAGGGGGGAAGTTAGCTTCCCGCTTCAGGAGAAACAACCTTCCACGGGTAACGAATGCACACTTGTGTATTTGTGCTCAGGTGTGCACGATGACCGGGTGCGGCTCGAACCTGCGCGGCAGCACCGCGCCCGAGACCGGCGGGTGCGGCGGTCCCGGGCCGCCCTGCTCGCGGCGGCGCTGCGCCTCGTCTCCGAACGCGGCACGGCGGCGGTCCCCGCGGGGGATCTCGCCGACGCGGCGGACGTCAGCCGCCGGCTCATCTACCTGCAGTTCGGCGACCGCGAATCCCTGCTCGTCGAGGCCGCCGCCGACCTCATCAGGCGCGATCTGCTGCCGAACGTCTCGGCCGAGGACGACAGTCCCGAACGCGTGCTGGCCATGACCCGGCACTTCGCCCGGCACCGCTCGTTCTACCGCGCCATGCTGACCGGGAGTTGCGCGTTCGCGATGACCAGGACGCTCGGCGACGTGTTCCGCGCCGTCGACGCCAACGCCCTGACGGAGCACTTCGGCGCGCACGACCCGGCCACGCTGGAGGACGTGACCACCTTTGTCGCCGCCGGGATCGCCGCGATCGTCGGGAACTGGCTGATCGAGGCCGAAGACCCCTTGGCGCCCGAGGAGTTGGCCAACCGCATTCTCCACCTCAGCACCGTCTTCGCCAACAGCCGCCGCCTGCCGCCGTCGTCCCCGCCACCCCACCCCAAGCCGGAACCGAACCCGCCCGGGGAAGAACCGGCACCAGACGACCGGTGACCCGGGCCGGGGATTCCTGGGTGGCTCCCTCGCTCCCGACCCTGAGGCCGGCGACACCGAGTCGAACCGCACCCACCCCGGACGCCGCGGGCGCGACCACGGGGCGATCGGGACGGAGATCCACGATCCACCGAGGTACTTCCGGCTCGGGTCACCAGCACGGACACATGCCGCAACGGCCCGGCACGGCAAGCCGGTCGGTCACCCCGCGATCGATCGAAGCGCGGCGGCGGTCCGACGCGGACCGGTGCCGTTGCCCGGGGAAGCGGTCACTCCGCGCGCAACCCTGCGGGCCACCCCCGCATCCCCCGGCCGCGAGCCGCGCCCGCCGCTCGGCGGTGGCCGAGGCGCGGGCGCGGACGCGGGACATGACGCGGGGGCTTTTCCGGAATACCACCAGAGCCCGTTCGAGCGGGGTGGATCGCCGACTCGGGCCGAGCGGTCCACGTGGGCCCCGGGCCGGGGCCGCCGTCGGGGCTCGCGCCGCGTGGTGCGCTACGCCGAGCGCGGCACACGTTCCCACGGGCCGGGCCACCGCACGGCCGCCGCCGACATCCGGTCACGCGCCGCGTCGTGCGCTACGCCGGGGCCGAGGCCCTGCCGGTCCGCGCGCATCGCGGCGGCGGTCCGGTATGGCCGGGCCGCCGCGTCCGCGTGTGGGCCGGTCCGCCGTCACACAGTGGTGAACGCGGTCACGCGCCGCGTCATGCGCTACGCCGGGGCCGAGGCCCTGCCGGTCCGCGCGCATCGCGGCGGCGGTCCGGTGTGGCCGGGCCGCCGCGTCGGCGCGTGGGCCGGTCCGCCGTCACACGGTGGTGAACGCGCGGGCCGGGGTCACGCTCTGGAACAGTTCGGTGGCACCCGTGTCCTCGACGGGGGCCGCGGTCGCGGCGAGGGCCTGGGCCTTGAAGGCGCGGGCCGCGGCGGTCGGCCGGTAGGCCTCCATGCCGCCGATGTCCGCGGCGTGCGCGGCCCGGCGCGTGTCCCACAGGCGGGCGTCGGCGACCACGCCCCGGTCGACCGCCGCGCGCAGCCGCGTCCGCACGCGCTCGTCCGCGTCGTACAGGCTCATCGCGGCGGCCACGACGTCGACGCGCGCGCCCCGGCGCGGGGTGTCGAGCGCCGTGTCCAGGTCCATCGCGGTGGCGCCGAGTATGCGGAGCGCGCGGTCGTCGCCCGGTTCCGCGGTCAGCACGACGACGTCCCAGCCCGCGATCACGTGGTCGAACAACCAGCCGCCCGCGAGCCGGACGACCTCCGCCGCACTCGGCGCCGCGACGGCCAGGCGATACCGCAACCGGCGCCGGGTGATCACGCCGGCCGCCGAGTCGACCGCCCGGAGTCCCGGAACGTCCCGCACCACGTGCTCGAAGGATCGCGAGGCCATGCTGTCTCCATCTCACCGAGATCTCGCCGAATGGCGATGTTCGCCGCTGCCGGTCCGCCCCGCAGGCTTGGTGATGTGTATCCGCTCGTGGTCCCGACGCGTGCCCGCCGCACGCGGCACGCCGCCGCGTACGACCCGCCGATGGCATCGGCCGCGTTCCGTCGCGCCACGGAAACACGTTGGCCTCTCGGCCCGGACACCGCCCCTTCACACCAACCTACTGAAGATAAATTAGGTTGGTTTTCGCCCTGTCACAAGGCTCGTGCGGATCTCATTTCCGACGATCCGAAGCCCGCACACGACTCCCGTGCGACACACCGGCGACACACCGGCGAGACACAACGCGAACGCACGCGCGGACCCTCACGCCACCACACGCCCGGCACAAAGCCGAAAAGCCCGTGCGCTCGTCGCGAACACGCGCTTTCCGCCGGACACCGACGGCGACGCGCCGACTGCGCCCGGTGGAGCCATCATCGCCGGCCAGCCCATTCGTCCTTGTCGGAGGCGGGCTGAACAGCCGATCGCGGGGCCCGCGCCCCGGGCGCGCGGGCGATTGCCGAGGCGAGGGATCTTCCGCATGACAGGGGTCGGAGTCAAACTAATCCGCGTTCGGGACTCCAGAAGCTTCGCTCGACATGAGAACATCATTCTCTCATCTGCAGGGGCGATTCTCTTTTATGGGGTAAGCACGTTCCATCGCTTGAAACGTCCTTCCGTTACCGCGCAGTAAGGTTCACGTATGCCACCAAAGACGAATCCGGCTGCGAGCACGCCGAGCGAGGAACCGGCTTGGAAGCAGCGGGCGGTCGAGCGTTCCACCAAGACCGCGAGGCTTCGGGCCGAGCAGCGCGTGGAGCGGTTCCTCGACGCGGCCCAGGCGCTCATCGCCGAGCGCGGCACGACCGACTTCACCGTGCAGGAGGTCGTCGACCGCTCGCACCAGTCTTTGCGCAGCTTCTACCAGCACTTCAACGGCAAACACGAACTGCTGCTCGCGCTCTTCGAGGACGCGATGCGCCGCTCCGCCGACCAGATCCGGGCCGCCGCGGCCGACCAGGCGAGCCCGCTGGACGGCCTGAAGGTGGCCGTCGAACTCCTGTTTGAGCTGTGCCGCCCCGACCCGACCGTCGACCGCCCCCTGTTCTCCGATTTCGCGCCGCAGTTGCTGATCTCCCACCCGGTCGAGGTGCGCAGCGCCTACGTGCCGATGCTGACGCTGTACACCGAGCTGATGACCGAGGCGGCCGAGGCCGGCCAGGTGCGGCTGAACCTCAAGCCGCGCCGGGCCGCCGCGCTCACGATGCAGACGGCGGTGTTCCTCGCGCGGGCCAGCGGGACGAACGAGGTCGACGCCGTGCATCCGGTCACCGCGGCGGAGATCTGGGAGTTCTGCGCGCGCGGCTTCGCCCGGGTCTGACGACCGGCGAAGCCCCCGCCCCCACCCCCCACGACCCGAAACACCCCGGCCGGCCGCGTCTCGTGCAGGAACGCGGCGGACCGGGGTGTTCGCGCGTACGCGGCCCCTACGGGCGTCCGGCCGGCGGCGCGGTGAGCAGTTCCCACCACGGGTCGAGCTGCGGGACGTCGCCGGTGTCGACCCGGTCGCCCGGCCTCGGCACCACCAGCCGCGTCCCGGTGGCCTTGGCCTCGCGCCGCAGCCGGTCCACCGGCTCACCCCACGGGTGCGGGGCCAGGTTGAAGGTCGCCCAGTGCACCGGGAGAAGGAGTTCGCCGCCGAGGTCGACGTGTGCGGCGATCGCCTCCTCGGGGTTCATGTGGATGTCGGCCCAAATCGGGTTGTACGCACCGATCGGCATGAGCGTGAGGTCGAACGGCCCGTGTGCGGCGCCGATTCCGGCGAAGCCGTCGAAGTAGCCGGAGTCGCCCGCGTAGAACACCCGGCGCTCGGCGCCCGCGACCACCCACGAGCCCCACAGCGTGTCGTTGCGGCGCAGCGTACGGCCGGAGAAGTGGCGGGCCGCGGTCGCGGTGAACGTAAGGCCCGCGACGACCGCCTCTTCCTCCCAGTCGAGTTCGATGATCCGCTCCTCGGGGACCTGCCAGCGCTCCAGGTGCGCGCCGATGCCCAGGGGGACGACGAAGGGGGCGTCGTGGGCGGCGGTGAGGGCGAGGATCGTCGCGCGGTCGAGGTGGTCGTAGTGGTCGTGTGAGATCACGACCGCGTCGACGGCCGGAAGTCCCGCGAGGGGGACGGGAGTCGCGTGCAGGCGCCGGGGGCCGACGAGTTGCGAGGGCGAGACGCGTTCGCTCCACACCGGGTCGAACAGCACGCGCCTGCCTTCGATTTCGACGAGCGTCGTGGCGTGGCCGTACCAGACCGCGCTGACCCCGTCGCGGGACGGCGGCACGAGCGGGGCCGTCACCAGGGGGACGTCGCCCGCGGGCCGGCGCTGGTCGCGGTCGCGCAGCATCTGCGCGAGGATCCGCGGCGCGTCGTCGGGGACGCCGGGCGGGCCCGACGGGACGGAGTTGTGGAAAGCGCCGTCGTGGAACTGGCGCGAGCGGAGCACCCGAGCCAGCCGCTCACCGGACGCCTTGCCGCCCAACTCGGCGGGAATGTCCCGGAGCACCCACCCTGCGGCGGCCAGCGCGATCCCGCCGGCGGTCAATCGGCGCAGTGCTTTTCCTGCCATGCGGAACACTCTCCTCGTTTCGCCGGACGTCGCCTGCGGTGTGGCCGCGGCGCGGACGCGGTCGGCGGGTCGGTTGCGGTCGTGGGTAGGGCGGTCGCGTGCGGCGATCGCGGGGTCGGTGCGTGCGGGCGGCTCGCCCGGGCCGGACGCGGTCGCCGGGTGGGTGCGGTCGCGTGGGGGGCGGATCGCGGGGTTGGTGCGTGCGGGCGTCGGACGGGCGACCGGCCCGGGCGGGGCGCGGACGGCCGTCGGTGTGGCCGCGATCCGGTGGGGCGTGCGCGCCCGTTGCGGGCGGGTCGGGGGGTGGCCGGATCGGATGCCCGGGTCGGGAGCGGCCGGGGTGTGGCCGCGATCAGGCGGGTGGGGGTGGGTCACTTGGAGCGGGCCCGAGGTTGGCGGGCGCCGCGCGGTCGTGCTCGCGGGGGCGGGTCGGGGGTGGATGTGTGTGGGGGCGGTTTGCGTCCGGTGCGCGGTCCGCGGGGTGCGGTGGGGGCGTTCGCCCACAGGGCGCGGGCCCCCGCGCGTACATGGCCGTACGTGCGGGGGCCCGCGGGGCCGCGAGCGAGCGTGTCCAGCGTCGCTCCTCTCCCCCGCCGCCGGGAAGAGCGGGCGGGAGGCGGCCTGGGGGGAACCGGTCGGGGACCGGTTCGAAAGCCGTCGCGTTTCCGGCGGGACGGGTCGGCGTTCCGCCGGAAACGCGGCTTCCGGTGGTCCGGCGCGCGCCCGCGGGTGGCGGGCGGCGCACCGGCCGGGGTCGGACGGTCAGATGCGTACCGGCTCGCGGTCGTGGTCCGGAGGCGGCGGCACCTGCCCGGCGGTCTGGGCGTCGATGTGCTTGTTGAGGCTTTCGCCCTCGACGTCGACGTTCGGCAGGATCCGGTCGAGCCACTTCGGCAGCCACCACGCGGACTTCCCGAGCAGGGCCAGCACCGCAGGGACGAGTGCCATGCGGACGATGAAGGCGTCGAAGAAGACCGCCGCGGCGAGGCCGAAGCCGATCATCTTGATCATCGAGTCGGACGCCCCGATGAAGCCGGAGAAGACCGCGATCATGATGATCGCCGCGGCCGTCACGACCCGGGCGCCGTGCCGGAACCCGCTGACGACGGACTCACGCGGCGACTGTCCGTGGACGAAGGCCTCGCGCATGCCGGTGACGAGGAAGACCTCGTAGTCCATCGCGAGACCGAACACCACACCGACCAGGAAGATCGGCATCATGCTCATGATCGGGCCGGTCGTCTCGACACCGAGCAGTCCGCCGAGCCAGCCCCACTGGAAGACCGCGACCACGGCCCCGAGCGACGCCAGCACCGACAGGAGGAACCCGAGGGCCGCCTTGAGCGGTACCAGGATCGACCGGAACACCGCGATCAGCAGCAGGAACGCCAGGCCGATGACGAGCACCAGGTACGGGATCAGCGCGTCGTCGAGCTTCTGCGAGAAGTCGATGGCCAGCGCCGGGCTGCCGCCGACCAGCGTTTCCGCCCCGGTCTGGGCCTGGACGTCCTTCACGACGCCGCGGATGTCGTGTACGAGCGTCTCGGTCTTGGGGTCACTCGGCTTGGTGGACGGCGTGACCGAGATCGTCGCGGTGTCGTGCGGGTCGTTGAACGCGGGGTCCCCGATCGACGCGACGCTCGGGCCGATCTCCTTCACGCGGTCCCGGACCAGGTCCGCCGCGGCGGTGCCGTCGGCGGCGCTGAGGCCCTGGGTGTCGACGACCAGCAGCAGCGGGCCGTTGAAGCCCGGGCCGAAGCCCTCGGAGAGGACGTCGTACGCCCGGCGCTGCGTCGTGTCGGTCGACTTGGCGCTGTCGTCCGGAAGGCCGAGGTTCATGCTCGCGACCGGGATGGCGACGATGCCCAGGCCGACCACCGTCGCGGCGAGCACGGCGGCCGGGCGGCGGAGCACGAAGCGGGCCCAGCGCGAACCCATGTTGGGCTTCTCCACGCCGTGGCCGACGGGCTCCTGCGCGGAGCGCTTGCGTTCCTTGCGGCCGAAGATGCGCTTTCCGGCGAAGCCGAGGAGCGCCGGGACGAAGGTGAGCGCGACGAGCACCGCGATGACGACGGTGAACGCCGCCGCGAGGCCCATCTCGGTGAGCATCGGGATGTTCACCACGGCCAGGCCGGCCAGCGCGATGACCACGGTGAGGCCGGCGAAGACCACCGCGGATCCCGCGGTGCCGACCGCGCGGCCGGCGGCTTCCTCCGGCTCGCGGCCCAGCCGCAGCTCGGATCGGTAGCGGGAGACGATGAACAGCGCGTAGTCGATGCCGACCGCGAGGCCGATCATCATCGCCAGCGTGGACGTGCTCTCCGAGAGGTCGAAGATGCCGGCGACCGCGGTGATGCCGGCGATGCCGACGCCGACGCCGAGGATCGCGGTCAGCAGCGGGAGCCCGGCGGCGATCATCGCGCCGAAGGTGATGGCGAGGACGACCGCGGCGATCGCGACACCGATGATCTCGCCGTTGCCGACGCTCATCTCCGCTTCGAGCGCGTCACCGCCCACCTCGACGGTGAGTCCGGCGGCCTCGCCCTGGCCCACGGCCGCTTCGAGGGTGTCCCGCGTCGAGTCCTTGAGGACGTCGGCGCCGACGGTGTACTCGACCGTGGCGTACGCGACCGAGCCGTCGTCACTGACGGTGGCCTCGGAGAACGGGTCGGAGATGCTGGCGACCTCCGCGGTGTTCTGCAGCGCGCCGATGGTCTTGTCGACGGCCGCCTTGTTCTGCGGTGCGTCGATCGGCATGCCGTTCTTGGCCTCGAAGACGACGCGCGCGACGGCACCGCCGCCCCCGGAGTCGGGGCTGCGCTCGTCGAGAAGGTCTATCGCCTTCTGCGCTTCGATGCCGGGGATCGAGAACGGCTTGGTCGCGGGCTTCGAGGCGGTGGCCGCTCCCACTCCCACGGCGACGAGAACCGCCACCCACAGGAGGAGGAACAGGCGCCTTCGGCGGAACGCGGTCCGTCCGAGTCGGTACAGCAAGGTGGCCATGAGGCGGGACTCCGGGTCGGTCGAGGACTGAACGGGCGTGCGGGACCGGCCCTGGGCAGGCAACACCTGCCGGGCGGAACGCGGAGATCGACGCACCGGACAAAAGTGTCGGGATCACGCCGAAGAGTGACAGGACGGGATAGGTCGGGCTAAGGCAGACCGATAGTCGTCACGGCATACGGTGAAACCGGCGGCACGGACGCGGTGTTCCGCCCGCGCACCCCACCGAGACGAAGGTCACGCAGAACAACGTCTGCCGCGCGATCGGGCATGCGACGGACGCCGGCGGCTCGCCGGACAGGCGTCGGTGGTGCCGAATCGAACGGACGGCTGGTGCATTCTGCGGGTCTCCTGGTTTTCCGAGTGGCCGGCCTGTCGCCGGCGCAAGCGCGGGTGATGTTTTGACTATCAAAAGTATGGCTGACCGGCACCCGAGGAATGTCCTCCACAAGGTCCGACGTCCCGTACTACGTGGGGCGTAGCCCTCCGGCTCGGGCACTACCCCATGTGCACCTGCCGTTTACTTCCCAGGGTCGGTGGCCCGCGTGCGGCGCCGCCGCGGGTGTGCTCGCCCCGCCGATCGCACCCGACGTCCGACTCCGGCAATCATCCGTTAACGTGCACCGGCCGACGGCTCATCGAGGACGCCCGGGCGCAGCGTACGCAGTCGCGCACGGTCGGCGATCACATCGTACGCGGTGATCCGGTCGCCTTCGATCGTGAACGCGACGGCGAGCACGAGCCGGCCGTGCGGCGCCACGAGCAGACCGACGGCGCCGTCCACCAGGGCGATTTCGGCGGCCCTCGACCGGTGCGCGAACGCGAGCGTCCCCTCCGCGACCGCTCGGGCGCCGCGGACCTCGCGGGGCGCGCCCGGCGGCAGCGCGGCGGGGTCGGCGCGGCGTACGACGTCCGGGGCGAGGACGGCGAGCACCCCGGTGAGGTCGCCGGCCCGGGCCGCGTCGAGGAAGGCCGCGACGATCGTGCGGTGCCGGGCCAGTTCGGCGGCGGGCAGCACGGGGGTGCCGCGCACCTTGTGGCGCGCGCGGCTGGCGAGTTTCTTCGCGGTCGACGGCGACCGCCCGACCAGCGGGGCGATCTGCTCGAACGGCACGGCGAACATGTCGTGCAGGACGAACGCGACGCGCTCGGCGGGGGCGAGTGTGTCCAACACCACGAGCAGCGCGCGGCTCACCGAGTCGGCCAGCAACGCCTGTTCCTCGGGGCGGGCGCCCGGTCCCGGGTCCGGGACGCGGTCGAATTCCTCCGCGTCGGCGGGCTCCTCGCGGCGCGTCCCGCGTGAGCGCAGCATGTCGAGGCAGATGCGCGTCACGACGGTGCGCAGCCACCCGGGCAGGTTGTCGACCCCGTCGGCGTCGGACCGGCCGA is from Yinghuangia sp. ASG 101 and encodes:
- a CDS encoding ABC transporter substrate-binding protein, whose product is MKPRPILAALAAVALLAVGCSDRGGDGDKSEDSPATANTVAPSGDFGDLKNVCQGGNSPSSPTQGVTATEINVSTFTDIGFTKVAEFDDAAKVFADWCNAAGGINGRKIVVHMRDTQMMQVRARMSEACKEDFAVVGGRAALDAQGVNDRLSCLLPAFPAQVVQPENIASDLQVSVGGENGKYDPYQGYYQWLFEAYPDSKGKVGLLNGDSPITRVLGERTRQGVVARGGTIAYDDLYPIAGVSDWTPYAQKIKDQGIKGLQFYGQYQHLAKLEQVLSTMNYKLDWIDANSNAYTPDFIELLGKSASFQNNVVDLSGFAPLESAASNPAVQQVKDLYAKYKPGAEANFASLRAFSAWMLFAKSAASCGDQLTRKCVYEAARAEKAWTGGGLQAPIDLSTPGPLKCYNPQQATEQGWKQADFKPDTGGTYRCDAPAFEVTGGAYAKPVTLADVGKSMDDVK
- a CDS encoding TetR family transcriptional regulator, which produces MRLEPARQHRARDRRVRRSRAALLAAALRLVSERGTAAVPAGDLADAADVSRRLIYLQFGDRESLLVEAAADLIRRDLLPNVSAEDDSPERVLAMTRHFARHRSFYRAMLTGSCAFAMTRTLGDVFRAVDANALTEHFGAHDPATLEDVTTFVAAGIAAIVGNWLIEAEDPLAPEELANRILHLSTVFANSRRLPPSSPPPHPKPEPNPPGEEPAPDDR
- a CDS encoding TetR/AcrR family transcriptional regulator — encoded protein: MPPKTNPAASTPSEEPAWKQRAVERSTKTARLRAEQRVERFLDAAQALIAERGTTDFTVQEVVDRSHQSLRSFYQHFNGKHELLLALFEDAMRRSADQIRAAAADQASPLDGLKVAVELLFELCRPDPTVDRPLFSDFAPQLLISHPVEVRSAYVPMLTLYTELMTEAAEAGQVRLNLKPRRAAALTMQTAVFLARASGTNEVDAVHPVTAAEIWEFCARGFARV
- a CDS encoding MBL fold metallo-hydrolase, with the translated sequence MAGKALRRLTAGGIALAAAGWVLRDIPAELGGKASGERLARVLRSRQFHDGAFHNSVPSGPPGVPDDAPRILAQMLRDRDQRRPAGDVPLVTAPLVPPSRDGVSAVWYGHATTLVEIEGRRVLFDPVWSERVSPSQLVGPRRLHATPVPLAGLPAVDAVVISHDHYDHLDRATILALTAAHDAPFVVPLGIGAHLERWQVPEERIIELDWEEEAVVAGLTFTATAARHFSGRTLRRNDTLWGSWVVAGAERRVFYAGDSGYFDGFAGIGAAHGPFDLTLMPIGAYNPIWADIHMNPEEAIAAHVDLGGELLLPVHWATFNLAPHPWGEPVDRLRREAKATGTRLVVPRPGDRVDTGDVPQLDPWWELLTAPPAGRP
- a CDS encoding MMPL family transporter — protein: MATLLYRLGRTAFRRRRLFLLLWVAVLVAVGVGAATASKPATKPFSIPGIEAQKAIDLLDERSPDSGGGGAVARVVFEAKNGMPIDAPQNKAAVDKTIGALQNTAEVASISDPFSEATVSDDGSVAYATVEYTVGADVLKDSTRDTLEAAVGQGEAAGLTVEVGGDALEAEMSVGNGEIIGVAIAAVVLAITFGAMIAAGLPLLTAILGVGVGIAGITAVAGIFDLSESTSTLAMMIGLAVGIDYALFIVSRYRSELRLGREPEEAAGRAVGTAGSAVVFAGLTVVIALAGLAVVNIPMLTEMGLAAAFTVVIAVLVALTFVPALLGFAGKRIFGRKERKRSAQEPVGHGVEKPNMGSRWARFVLRRPAAVLAATVVGLGIVAIPVASMNLGLPDDSAKSTDTTQRRAYDVLSEGFGPGFNGPLLLVVDTQGLSAADGTAAADLVRDRVKEIGPSVASIGDPAFNDPHDTATISVTPSTKPSDPKTETLVHDIRGVVKDVQAQTGAETLVGGSPALAIDFSQKLDDALIPYLVLVIGLAFLLLIAVFRSILVPLKAALGFLLSVLASLGAVVAVFQWGWLGGLLGVETTGPIMSMMPIFLVGVVFGLAMDYEVFLVTGMREAFVHGQSPRESVVSGFRHGARVVTAAAIIMIAVFSGFIGASDSMIKMIGFGLAAAVFFDAFIVRMALVPAVLALLGKSAWWLPKWLDRILPNVDVEGESLNKHIDAQTAGQVPPPPDHDREPVRI
- a CDS encoding sigma-70 family RNA polymerase sigma factor, producing MNAGNEHDVLAELFEAQRGMLRAVAYRLLGSRDEAEDAVQEAWIRLGRSDADGVDNLPGWLRTVVTRICLDMLRSRGTRREEPADAEEFDRVPDPGPGARPEEQALLADSVSRALLVVLDTLAPAERVAFVLHDMFAVPFEQIAPLVGRSPSTAKKLASRARHKVRGTPVLPAAELARHRTIVAAFLDAARAGDLTGVLAVLAPDVVRRADPAALPPGAPREVRGARAVAEGTLAFAHRSRAAEIALVDGAVGLLVAPHGRLVLAVAFTIEGDRITAYDVIADRARLRTLRPGVLDEPSAGAR